In Thermofilum pendens Hrk 5, the sequence GCCGAGAGGCTTGGACACAGTGTCTTCCTGGCGACAACACACGACCAGCGGAGCGGGTACTCCAAGTCTGTCTCGTTCAAGGCCACGTATACCCCCGCAAAGATCGGCGGGTACGAGGGCATAGTGACGAATTCTTCTCCCGCGAGCGCAGTTCTCCTAGCGTTCAAAGTATTCGGCAAGGAGTTTGACTTCGTACTCAGCGGTGTAAACATGGGCCCAAACCTAGGCTTGTGGGACATCCTCTCCTCCGGAACCGTCGGGGCTGTCTTGGAGGCTGCGCTTCACGGAGTACCGGGCGCCGCGGTGTCCCTGGTTGCTGGGAGTCACGAGGAATACAGTTCTTTGACCTACGAGGACTACGAGAGGGCAGCAAGGCTGGCGGTCGACCTGCTGGAACGCCTGGAGTGGAGGCCTCCCTGCGAAGTTCTGAACATAAATGTCCCGCTACGTACCAACGGCTCAGTGAAGTTCACCCTTCCGGAGAGAGTCCCCCCGAGAGACCTTTACAGGTGCTCGGGCAACGAGTGCAGAATGGGCTACTGGACCCTCCAAGAATCCTACGTGTGCAGCAACCCTCGTAGCGACGTGTGCGCAATAAAAGAGGGGTTCGTTTCAGTAACACCCTTATCCCCTGGTAGCCTTGCCCGCGAGGACTTAGTGAAAAAGCTTACGCGCAGTACAAGCCTGGGTTAACGATTTATACTAAAGGGATAAGGCGTTCATGCGATCGACAATGGTGGAAAAAGTAGACGTGGCAGTTATCGGCGGAGGACCCGCCGGGATGACAGCGGCATCGAGGATTAAGAGGCTGAAGCCCGAGCTACGAGTAGCTGTTTTCGAGAGAAGCGGCTACGTGAGCTACGCCCCGTGCGGGCTACCCTACTACCTGGGAGGGCTCGTGGACAGTCTAGAACACCTAGTTCACTACCCCGTAAGGGTTTTCACGGAGGAAAGAGGCATAGAGGTCTACACGCGCACGGAGGTTGTGGAGGTCGGGGACGGGTACCTCAGGGCTAGGGATGCTAGCGGAGAGAGGACCTACGAGTGGGGTAAGCTCCTGATAGCTACCGGGGCTCGCCCAAAGGTGCCGCCCGTGGAGGGCGTAGACCTGGAGGGGGTCTTCACGCTAAGGGTGCTCGAAGACGGCGAGAAGGCTAGGAGGTACCTGGAAAAGGCTACACGCGTAGCGGTCGTGGGGGGAGGCTACATAGGCCTCGAAGTAGCGGAGAACCTGGTGAGGGCTGGAAAGACGGTCCTTCTGTTCGAGGTTCTCGACCACGTCTTCCCAGCCGTAGACCCCGACATGGCGCTCCTCGTGGAAAAGGAGCTAGCGAGGAACGGTGTCGAGCTCCACCTCGGCGAGGGGCTTAAGGGAATTCACGGCAGGGACAGGGTGGAAAGCCTGGAGACCACCAAGGGCGAGTACAAGGTGGATGCTGTCTTCATAGCGACTGGTGTGGCTCCGGAGACGCGGCTAGCCGAGAAGCTAGGCGTGAAGAAAGGCTCGACAGGGGCTTTAAGCGTGGATAAAAGCATGAGGACGAACGTGGACGATGTGTACGCTGCTGGGGACGTGGCGGAAGCACTGAACCTGGTAACGGGGAAGAACGACTGGTTCCCTCTGGCCCCCGTGGCGAACAAGATGGGCTACGTGGCCGGAGCAGCGATGGCGGGCTTGAAGGCAGAGTTTCCGGGGGCTGTGGGAACCTCTATAACGAAGGTCTTCGGCCTGGAGGTTGGGCGCGCGGGTTTAACCACCGCCAGGGCTCAGCAGGAGGGGTTCGACCCGGTATCGGTTATGATCAACGCGAACTCTAAAGCGAGCTACTACCCCGG encodes:
- a CDS encoding FAD-dependent oxidoreductase; the encoded protein is MVEKVDVAVIGGGPAGMTAASRIKRLKPELRVAVFERSGYVSYAPCGLPYYLGGLVDSLEHLVHYPVRVFTEERGIEVYTRTEVVEVGDGYLRARDASGERTYEWGKLLIATGARPKVPPVEGVDLEGVFTLRVLEDGEKARRYLEKATRVAVVGGGYIGLEVAENLVRAGKTVLLFEVLDHVFPAVDPDMALLVEKELARNGVELHLGEGLKGIHGRDRVESLETTKGEYKVDAVFIATGVAPETRLAEKLGVKKGSTGALSVDKSMRTNVDDVYAAGDVAEALNLVTGKNDWFPLAPVANKMGYVAGAAMAGLKAEFPGAVGTSITKVFGLEVGRAGLTTARAQQEGFDPVSVMINANSKASYYPGSSAMSVKLIADRRTGQLLGGQIIGGDGVLARLNSLAVLLSFRARVEDAFFSDLGYAPPFSPVWDPIVTAARVLLGKIREA
- a CDS encoding 5'/3'-nucleotidase SurE, which produces MRILVVNDDGVGDGLLALARVAERLGHSVFLATTHDQRSGYSKSVSFKATYTPAKIGGYEGIVTNSSPASAVLLAFKVFGKEFDFVLSGVNMGPNLGLWDILSSGTVGAVLEAALHGVPGAAVSLVAGSHEEYSSLTYEDYERAARLAVDLLERLEWRPPCEVLNINVPLRTNGSVKFTLPERVPPRDLYRCSGNECRMGYWTLQESYVCSNPRSDVCAIKEGFVSVTPLSPGSLAREDLVKKLTRSTSLG